Proteins found in one Channa argus isolate prfri chromosome 7, Channa argus male v1.0, whole genome shotgun sequence genomic segment:
- the kcnj14 gene encoding ATP-sensitive inward rectifier potassium channel 14, with translation MMGAARVKRRFSAVVDGPVEEEEVMRLAHSGADTPRAEESPTGSGTPTSPSPIHALNGKALPLQSNTNNARRQSAIGESVGGDSGGEGGMRAGELCSGKRSGRGRGRREEGCSSSEQGPLSSPPASRRRTRRSSRRPRQRFVGKDGRCNVTFVNISERGQRYLSDLFTTCVDIRWRWMLVIFTLSFLLSWLLFGFAFWLIASAHGDLSIQLTPSSGSILGSGEAGSGGQSDREAVVEEPCFLQVNSFMAAFLLSLETQTSIGYGFRSVTEECPLAVVAVVLQCIVGCIIDAFIIGAVMAKIAKPKKRNETLVFSETAVVALRDGKFCMMWRVGNLRKSHLVEAHVRAQLLKPRVTPEGEFLPLDNVDMNVGFDTGTDRIFLVSPITIVHEINDESPFFEMDKQTLENDTEMEVVVILEGMVEATAMTTQCRSSYVASEILWGHRFEPVLFERKDCYQVDYSFFHRTYEVPNTPSCSAKELAEQKYIESSRSSFCYENEVALQLVSPHDEQDQDPQGSSPPTCRQSPAEHLHYN, from the exons CACCTCGGGCAGAGGAGAGCCCAACAGGGTCAGGGACCCCAACAAGCCCTTCACCAATTCATGCCCTAAATGGAAAAGCTCTACCTCTTCAGAGCAACACCAACAATGCACGGAGGCAGAGTGCCATTGGAGAATCAGTTGGGGGAGATTCAGGAGGAGAAGGTGGGATGAGAGCAGGAGAATTGTGCTCAGGGAAAAGGAGTGGACGTGGACGAGGACGAAGAGAGGAAGGCTGTTCATCCTCAGAGCAGGGTCCTCTCTCTTCCCCCCCCGCTAGCCGACGGCGCACCAGGCGCTCAAGTCGCCGGCCCCGACAACGCTTTGTGGGCAAGGACGGACGCTGCAACGTCACCTTCGTCAACATAAGCGAAAGGGGCCAGCGATATCTCAGCGACCTCTTCACCACCTGTGTGGACATCCGCTGGCGCTGGATGCTGGTCATCTTCAccctctccttccttctctcctggCTGCTCTTCGGGTTTGCCTTCTGGCTCATTGCCTCCGCACATGGGGACCTCTCCATTCAGCTTACCCCCAGCTCAGGCTCTATTCTGGGATCAGGAGAGGCTGGGTCTGGAGGACAGTCTGATAGAGAGGCAGTTGTTGAGGAGCCGTGCTTCCTCCAGGTGAACAGCTTCATGGCAGCCTTTTTGTTGTCCTTGGAGACACAGACATCCATCGGTTACGGATTCAGAAGCGTGACCGAAGAATGTCCCCTGGCGGTGGTGGCGGTCGTTTTGCAGTGCATTGTGGGCTGCATTATTGATGCCTTCATCATCGGGGCAGTCATGGCAAAGATTGCCAAGCCCAAGAAGCGCAATGAAACACTGGTGTTCTCTGAAACAGCTGTGGTGGCGCTCAGGGATGGGAAATTCTGCATGATGTGGAGGGTTGGAAACCTACGCAAGAGCCACTTGGTAGAGGCGCATGTGAGAGCACAGCTACTGAAG CCAAGAGTGACACCAGAGGGGGAGTTCCTCCCACTGGACAACGTGGACATGAATGTGGGGTTTGACACTGGCACCGATCGCATCTTCTTGGTATCACCTATAACAATTGTCCATGAGATTAACGATGAGTCACCCTTCTTCGAGATGGACAAACAGACCCTGGAGAATGACACAGAGATGGAGGTGGTCGTCATACTTGAAGGCATGGTGGAGGCCACAGCCATGACCACGCAGTGCCGCAGCTCATATGTGGCTTCTGAAATCCTCTGGGGACACCGCTTTGAACCAGTACTCTTTGAGAGGAAAGACTGCTACCAG GTAGACTACTCTTTCTTCCATCGGACATATGAGGTCCCTAATACGCCTTCTTGCAGTGCTAAAGAGCTGGCTGAACAGAAGTACATTGAAAGCTCACGTTCTTCATTCTGTTATGAAAATGAAGTTGCCCTACAACTTGTGTCCCCTCATGATGAGCAAGACCAAGACCCGCAAGGTTCCTCCCCACCAACATGCAGGCAATCCCCGGCAGAACATCTCCACTACAACTGA